A region from the Nostoc punctiforme PCC 73102 genome encodes:
- a CDS encoding ISL3 family transposase: MPSNPLLHFITKVINIEDIKVLNYDFITDDEIVIEIQNQSKVGQCPRCGKTTNKTHQNHWYIVRDIPMSDYQVFLKVNRRQLKCTECQKVFSEKLSFVKSRRTYTKRLANKVIKEVLETDVENAARRNRMSSSEIETILKELESELLKEKPNQIKKLGIDEITQLKGGKNYAAVLVDLETRRPIALLEKRNKAVIAEYLSSLGSEILNQIEEVSIDLWIPYKSLIQEMLPNAQVVADRFHVMKQINQELDARRKQEKRAALKIKNRQEREKKLTGLTHSKYPLLKKKECLSFQEQAQIDLLKKVAPDLGEMYRNKEAIRDIFESPITSDEALDKFLEWTQGAYKLFPKSCRTISRWIDEILAYFDRRTTQGIVEGINQKIKLIKCRAYGLTNFNSFRRRVLLNWYFFC; this comes from the coding sequence ATGCCTTCTAATCCCTTACTTCATTTTATTACTAAAGTTATTAATATTGAAGATATCAAAGTATTGAATTACGATTTTATCACTGATGATGAAATCGTAATTGAAATCCAAAATCAATCAAAAGTTGGTCAGTGTCCTCGGTGTGGAAAGACAACTAATAAAACTCATCAAAATCATTGGTATATAGTCAGAGATATACCCATGAGTGACTATCAAGTATTTTTAAAAGTAAATCGTCGGCAATTAAAGTGTACAGAATGCCAAAAAGTATTTAGTGAGAAACTATCTTTTGTAAAAAGTAGAAGAACCTATACAAAAAGATTAGCGAACAAAGTAATTAAGGAAGTGTTAGAAACTGATGTAGAGAATGCAGCCCGAAGAAATAGAATGAGTTCATCTGAGATAGAAACAATATTAAAAGAATTAGAATCAGAACTACTAAAAGAAAAACCTAACCAGATAAAAAAGTTAGGAATAGATGAAATCACGCAATTAAAAGGAGGAAAGAATTATGCAGCAGTATTAGTAGACTTAGAAACAAGAAGACCGATAGCATTGTTAGAGAAGAGAAATAAAGCGGTTATAGCAGAATACCTATCCAGTCTGGGTTCAGAGATATTAAATCAAATAGAAGAAGTCAGCATAGACTTATGGATACCCTATAAAAGTTTAATCCAAGAAATGCTACCGAATGCTCAAGTAGTAGCAGATAGATTCCATGTCATGAAACAAATAAATCAGGAGTTAGACGCAAGAAGAAAACAGGAAAAAAGAGCAGCCTTAAAAATTAAAAATCGCCAAGAAAGAGAAAAGAAATTAACTGGCTTAACTCACAGTAAATACCCTTTGTTAAAGAAAAAAGAATGCCTCAGTTTTCAGGAACAAGCTCAGATAGATTTACTCAAAAAAGTTGCTCCAGACTTAGGAGAAATGTATCGAAATAAAGAAGCCATTAGAGATATATTTGAAAGTCCCATAACCAGTGATGAAGCTTTAGATAAATTCCTGGAATGGACTCAAGGAGCTTATAAATTATTTCCCAAAAGTTGCCGAACTATAAGTAGATGGATAGATGAAATTCTTGCTTATTTTGATCGCCGAACTACTCAAGGTATTGTAGAAGGAATTAATCAGAAGATTAAGCTAATTAAATGCAGAGCTTATGGCTTAACTAACTTTAATAGTTTTAGAAGAAGGGTTTTACTAAATTGGTATTTCTTTTGTTAA